A single region of the Halorussus gelatinilyticus genome encodes:
- a CDS encoding HAD family hydrolase: protein MQSKAVLFDMDGVIVNSERYWVETEESEILPAAVDGSPDTSETTGMNFREIYDYLEARHEMTETKDEFVDRYENAARDIYGEKVALMDGFEDLLADLRDEGRTVALVSSSPHDWIDRMLDRFDLRESFDRIISAEEIDGKSKPEPDVYEFAAKEVGVEPADCIAVEDSENGVRSAKRAGMQVVGYRNESDEELDLSEADAVAASAEELREILLAE, encoded by the coding sequence GTGCAATCGAAGGCTGTGCTGTTCGACATGGACGGCGTCATCGTCAACTCGGAACGCTACTGGGTCGAGACCGAGGAGTCGGAAATCCTCCCCGCGGCGGTGGACGGGTCGCCCGACACCAGCGAGACGACCGGGATGAACTTCCGGGAGATCTACGACTACCTCGAAGCGCGCCACGAGATGACCGAGACGAAAGACGAGTTCGTGGACCGCTACGAGAACGCGGCCCGCGACATCTACGGCGAGAAAGTCGCGCTGATGGACGGATTCGAGGATTTGCTCGCCGACCTCCGCGACGAGGGCCGGACCGTCGCGCTGGTCTCGTCGTCGCCCCACGACTGGATAGACCGCATGCTCGACCGGTTCGACCTCCGGGAGTCGTTCGACAGAATCATCAGCGCCGAGGAAATCGACGGCAAGAGCAAGCCCGAACCCGACGTGTACGAGTTCGCCGCGAAGGAAGTCGGCGTCGAGCCTGCCGACTGCATCGCGGTCGAGGACTCCGAGAACGGGGTCCGGTCGGCGAAGCGCGCCGGGATGCAGGTCGTGGGATATCGGAACGAATCGGACGAGGAACTGGACCTCTCGGAGGCCGACGCGGTGGCGGCGTCGGCCGAGGAGTTGCGCGAGATACTGCTCGCCGAGTGA
- a CDS encoding phosphatase PAP2 family protein: MTRGIGETELLSGLPETATAVAGLVTQLGDMWFVMVGIGVVFVLGVRHRSVTNDPATDSVYLLALTVGAYSLTVALKHTFGLPRPPGAATATPPAWIPQLGHAVYESMVTGDGYGFPSGHALKTTVVYGGAALALDVWDRGRQLAVAGAIIALVAASRVVLGVHYVVDVVAGAVVGGLFLAAVVRLTDQRPTRTLALSTGLGLLGFLAAGTSKSALALAVAAVGLVVWVGTDRVRGLNADPAEH, from the coding sequence ATGACGCGCGGAATCGGCGAGACGGAACTCCTCTCGGGACTCCCCGAGACGGCCACCGCCGTCGCCGGACTCGTCACGCAACTCGGCGACATGTGGTTCGTGATGGTCGGTATCGGCGTCGTCTTCGTTCTCGGGGTCAGGCACCGCTCGGTCACGAACGACCCCGCGACCGATAGCGTCTACCTGCTCGCGCTGACCGTCGGCGCGTACTCGCTGACGGTCGCGCTCAAGCACACCTTCGGGCTTCCCCGTCCGCCGGGGGCCGCGACGGCGACGCCGCCCGCGTGGATTCCGCAACTCGGCCACGCCGTCTACGAGTCTATGGTGACCGGCGACGGGTACGGCTTCCCCAGCGGGCACGCGCTCAAGACGACCGTCGTCTACGGCGGCGCGGCGCTCGCGCTGGACGTCTGGGACCGCGGACGCCAGCTAGCCGTCGCTGGCGCGATTATCGCCCTCGTCGCGGCGTCGCGGGTCGTTCTCGGCGTTCACTACGTGGTCGATGTAGTGGCCGGCGCGGTCGTCGGTGGTCTCTTTCTGGCCGCAGTCGTCCGCCTCACCGACCAGCGTCCGACGCGAACGCTGGCGCTCTCGACCGGCCTCGGACTCCTCGGGTTCCTCGCTGCGGGCACGTCCAAGTCGGCGCTCGCGCTAGCGGTCGCCGCGGTCGGACTGGTCGTCTGGGTCGGAACCGACAGAGTCCGCGGCTTGAACGCCGACCCGGCCGAACACTAA
- a CDS encoding topoisomerase DNA-binding C4 zinc finger domain-containing protein, whose translation MTRIHVYAGDCTTTYHGGDGGDESRTQRGRVVVVHKPDGTVLVHDAEGYQPVEWLTRANAVHRESDGEGGFGLVAVKDDERLRVESRADADRASHGATAAGTEVGTCPECEGVLVRARGTVTCLDCPAEYGLPRDAATLDATCDCGLPQMAVERGARFELCVDRDCEQLDEAVRERFDREWSCPDCDGDLRVLRERTLFLGCENYPDCETTVALPDREVVGTCDCGLPRVRSEDGESVCLDHERDETGSDEEATDGPEVEGR comes from the coding sequence GTGACCCGAATCCACGTCTACGCCGGCGACTGTACGACCACCTACCACGGGGGCGACGGAGGCGACGAGTCGCGCACCCAGCGCGGCCGCGTCGTCGTCGTTCACAAACCGGACGGCACCGTCCTCGTCCACGACGCGGAGGGGTACCAGCCGGTCGAGTGGCTGACCCGCGCGAACGCGGTCCACCGCGAGAGCGACGGCGAGGGCGGCTTCGGCCTCGTCGCGGTCAAGGATGACGAACGCCTGCGCGTCGAGAGCCGCGCCGACGCCGACCGCGCGAGCCACGGCGCGACCGCGGCGGGCACCGAGGTTGGCACCTGCCCGGAGTGTGAGGGCGTCCTCGTTCGCGCTCGCGGGACGGTCACCTGCCTCGACTGCCCGGCGGAGTACGGGCTTCCCCGAGACGCCGCGACGCTCGACGCGACGTGCGACTGCGGCCTGCCGCAGATGGCCGTCGAGCGCGGCGCGCGCTTCGAACTCTGCGTGGACCGCGACTGCGAGCAGTTGGACGAGGCGGTCCGCGAGCGATTCGACCGCGAGTGGTCGTGTCCCGACTGCGACGGCGACCTGCGAGTCCTGCGCGAGCGCACCCTCTTTCTGGGCTGTGAGAACTACCCCGACTGCGAGACCACCGTCGCGCTCCCCGACCGGGAGGTGGTCGGGACCTGTGATTGCGGATTACCGCGCGTCCGGAGCGAGGACGGCGAATCGGTCTGCCTCGACCACGAACGCGACGAGACGGGGAGCGACGAGGAAGCGACCGACGGACCGGAGGTCGAGGGACGTTAG